A genomic segment from Gossypium hirsutum isolate 1008001.06 chromosome D04, Gossypium_hirsutum_v2.1, whole genome shotgun sequence encodes:
- the LOC107899239 gene encoding uncharacterized protein — protein MGLDKYENAELIKYGFIEDIWYKKLLSSVDLTKDFFLSYSYNVMCSLQKNLYNNEPGEVLYETMFVCNEFLTRGISNHLKNTLWTVTLVYGFFKQASFSVSGRRFKLFLIARRSRHYEPAKRDDEDDSVAKMKAAEEALEAKQKVTNSLSATCSFFFIMFYNFVTNCSWYSEDIYAKLPYDSIVFVLHGCTMYFLTSLINFMCGV, from the exons ATGGGTCTTGACAAGTACGAGAACGCGGAGCTCATCAAATATGGCTTCATCGAAGATATCTG GTACAAGAAGCTCCTAAGCTCAGTGGATCTTACAAAGGACTTCTTCCTCAGCTATTCATACAATGTTATGTGTAGTCTTCAAAAGAACTTGTATAATAATGAACCAGGTGAGGTTCTTTATGAGACCATGTTTGTTTGCAATGAGTTCCTGACCCGAGGAATCAGCAATCACCTCAAGAATACTCTATGGACAGTTACATTGGTGTATGGCTTCTTTAAGCAG GCATCCTTTTCTGTATCTGGAAGGAGATTCAAACTTTTTCTCATTGCAAGACGATCCCGTCACTATGAACCTGCGAAGAG GGATGATGAAGATGATTCTGTTGCCAAGATGAAGGCAGCTGAGGAAGCCTTGGAAGCAAAACAAAAAGTAACAAATAGCTTGTCTGCtacctgttcttttttttttatcatgttttataattttgtgaCAAATTGTTCTTGGTACTCTGAagatatttatgcaaaattaccctATGATTCTATTGTATTTGTACTGCATGGCTGCACCATGTATTTCTTAACTAgcttgataaattttatgtgTGGTGTTTAA
- the LOC107899238 gene encoding uncharacterized protein, with product MGNCLAQQQKLIRVMKIDGKILEYQPPIKVEQVLSDFPAHAISDTFSGFHHFQSDAKLLPGHLYYLVPLPSTAINKSKEKKVRFLNPEVNDDGKGSHGVVRIKLIITKQELQELIQKQGVTVQDMVSQIHKSDAIGNSGGWKWKPVLESIDEVN from the coding sequence ATGGGGAACTGCTTAGCTCAACAACAGAAGCTAATCAGAGTTATGAAAATTGATGGAAAAATCCTTGAATATCAACCACCCATCAAAGTTGAACAAGTTTTATCAGACTTCCCTGCTCATGCTATCTCTGATACATTCTCTGGCTTCCACCATTTTCAGTCTGATGCTAAGCTGCTCCCCGGCCACCTATATTACCTTGTACCTCTTCCATCAACAGCAATTAATAAGAGCAAGGAAAAGAAGGTACGGTTTTTGAATCCAGAAGTGAATGATGATGGTAAAGGAAGCCATGGTGTCGTAAGAATTAAGTTGATAATCACAAAGCAAGAATTGCAGGAGCTGATTCAAAAACAAGGAGTTACAGTTCAGGATATGGTGTCTCAGATACACAAATCAGATGCTATTGGTAACAGCGGGGGGTGGAAGTGGAAGCCTGTTTTGGAAAGTATAGATGAAGTAAACTAG
- the LOC107899237 gene encoding heme-binding-like protein At3g10130, chloroplastic isoform X1, whose amino-acid sequence MAAQSLARTLILSSTLTPNINPPSFNCLKSMDPTVSTTTTLAPPQRRTMSAFEARISLVFALASQASSVSQRRKFLMDLASETAKYVFPKRFESQNLEEALMAVPDLETVRFKVLNRTDKYEIREVEPYFIAETTMPGKTGFDFNGSSESFNVLAEYLFGKNTSKEKMEMTTPVITSRTRSDGERMEMTTPVITKKVENQDKWQMSFVMPSKYGSTLPLPKDPSVRIKEVPRKVVAVVAFSGFVTDEEVKRRELRLRDALKNDREFRVKEGASVEVSQFWLQYNPPFMLPFTRRNEIALELEKKEE is encoded by the exons ATGGCAGCTCAATCTCTTGCCAGAACCCTAATTCTTTCTTCAACCCTAACCCCTAATATCAACCCACCATCCTTCAACTGCCTCAAGTCTATGGACCCGACGGTGAGCACAACAACCACCTTAGCTCCGCCGCAGAGACGAACCATGTCTGCGTTCGAAGCTCGAATCTCCCTTGTCTTCGCTCTCGCTTCTCAAGCTTCCTCTGTCTCTCAACGACGTAAAT TTTTGATGGACTTGGCCTCAGAGACTGCAAAATACGTGTTTCCGAAGAGGTTTGAGAGCCAGAACTTGGAGGAAGCGCTAATGGCAG TCCCTGATCTTGAGACGGTGAGGTTTAAGGTTTTGAATAGGACAGACAAGTATGAGATAAGGGAAGTAGAG CCTTATTTTATAGCTGAGACAACAATGCCAGGGAAGACTGGATTTGATTTTAATGGTTCATCCGAGTCTTTCAATGTGTTAGCTGAGTACCTGTTTGGTAAG AATACTAGTAAGGAGAAAATGGAGATGACTACCCCTGTTATTACAAGTAGGACTAGATCTGATGGGGAGAGGATGGAAATGACAACACCTGTGATAACGAAGAAG GTGGAAAATCAAGATAAGTGGCAGATGTCTTTTGTCATGCCATCCAAGTATGGCTCCACTCTGCCATTACCTAAAGATCCTTCTGTGAGGATCAAGGAGGTGCCAAGGAAAGTAGTTGCAGTTGTTGCTTTCTCAG GTTTTGTCACTGATGAAGAAGTTAAACGAAGGGAATTGAGATTAAGAGATGCTCTGAAAAATGACAGGGAGTTTCGAGTTAAAGAAGGTGCTTCGGTGGAAGTTTCACAG TTTTGGTTGCAGTACAATCCACCATTTATGCTTCCATTTACCCGCCGTAATGAGATAGCACTGGAACTAGAAAAGAAGGAAGAATAG
- the LOC107899237 gene encoding heme-binding-like protein At3g10130, chloroplastic isoform X2: MAAQSLARTLILSSTLTPNINPPSFNCLKSMDPTVSTTTTLAPPQRRTMSAFEARISLVFALASQASSVSQRLLMDLASETAKYVFPKRFESQNLEEALMAVPDLETVRFKVLNRTDKYEIREVEPYFIAETTMPGKTGFDFNGSSESFNVLAEYLFGKNTSKEKMEMTTPVITSRTRSDGERMEMTTPVITKKVENQDKWQMSFVMPSKYGSTLPLPKDPSVRIKEVPRKVVAVVAFSGFVTDEEVKRRELRLRDALKNDREFRVKEGASVEVSQFWLQYNPPFMLPFTRRNEIALELEKKEE, encoded by the exons ATGGCAGCTCAATCTCTTGCCAGAACCCTAATTCTTTCTTCAACCCTAACCCCTAATATCAACCCACCATCCTTCAACTGCCTCAAGTCTATGGACCCGACGGTGAGCACAACAACCACCTTAGCTCCGCCGCAGAGACGAACCATGTCTGCGTTCGAAGCTCGAATCTCCCTTGTCTTCGCTCTCGCTTCTCAAGCTTCCTCTGTCTCTCAACGAC TTTTGATGGACTTGGCCTCAGAGACTGCAAAATACGTGTTTCCGAAGAGGTTTGAGAGCCAGAACTTGGAGGAAGCGCTAATGGCAG TCCCTGATCTTGAGACGGTGAGGTTTAAGGTTTTGAATAGGACAGACAAGTATGAGATAAGGGAAGTAGAG CCTTATTTTATAGCTGAGACAACAATGCCAGGGAAGACTGGATTTGATTTTAATGGTTCATCCGAGTCTTTCAATGTGTTAGCTGAGTACCTGTTTGGTAAG AATACTAGTAAGGAGAAAATGGAGATGACTACCCCTGTTATTACAAGTAGGACTAGATCTGATGGGGAGAGGATGGAAATGACAACACCTGTGATAACGAAGAAG GTGGAAAATCAAGATAAGTGGCAGATGTCTTTTGTCATGCCATCCAAGTATGGCTCCACTCTGCCATTACCTAAAGATCCTTCTGTGAGGATCAAGGAGGTGCCAAGGAAAGTAGTTGCAGTTGTTGCTTTCTCAG GTTTTGTCACTGATGAAGAAGTTAAACGAAGGGAATTGAGATTAAGAGATGCTCTGAAAAATGACAGGGAGTTTCGAGTTAAAGAAGGTGCTTCGGTGGAAGTTTCACAG TTTTGGTTGCAGTACAATCCACCATTTATGCTTCCATTTACCCGCCGTAATGAGATAGCACTGGAACTAGAAAAGAAGGAAGAATAG
- the LOC107899237 gene encoding heme-binding-like protein At3g10130, chloroplastic isoform X3, giving the protein MAAQSLARTLILSSTLTPNINPPSFNCLKSMDPTVSTTTTLAPPQRRTMSAFEARISLVFALASQASSVSQRRKFLMDLASETAKYVFPKRFESQNLEEALMAVPDLETVRFKVLNRTDKYEIREVEPYFIAETTMPGKTGFDFNGSSESFNVLAEYLFGKNTSKEKMEMTTPVITSRTRSDGERMEMTTPVITKKVENQDKWQMSFVMPSKYGSTLPLPKDPSVRIKEVPRKVVAVVAFSGFVTDEEVKRRELRLRDALKNDREFRVKEGASVEVSQYNPPFMLPFTRRNEIALELEKKEE; this is encoded by the exons ATGGCAGCTCAATCTCTTGCCAGAACCCTAATTCTTTCTTCAACCCTAACCCCTAATATCAACCCACCATCCTTCAACTGCCTCAAGTCTATGGACCCGACGGTGAGCACAACAACCACCTTAGCTCCGCCGCAGAGACGAACCATGTCTGCGTTCGAAGCTCGAATCTCCCTTGTCTTCGCTCTCGCTTCTCAAGCTTCCTCTGTCTCTCAACGACGTAAAT TTTTGATGGACTTGGCCTCAGAGACTGCAAAATACGTGTTTCCGAAGAGGTTTGAGAGCCAGAACTTGGAGGAAGCGCTAATGGCAG TCCCTGATCTTGAGACGGTGAGGTTTAAGGTTTTGAATAGGACAGACAAGTATGAGATAAGGGAAGTAGAG CCTTATTTTATAGCTGAGACAACAATGCCAGGGAAGACTGGATTTGATTTTAATGGTTCATCCGAGTCTTTCAATGTGTTAGCTGAGTACCTGTTTGGTAAG AATACTAGTAAGGAGAAAATGGAGATGACTACCCCTGTTATTACAAGTAGGACTAGATCTGATGGGGAGAGGATGGAAATGACAACACCTGTGATAACGAAGAAG GTGGAAAATCAAGATAAGTGGCAGATGTCTTTTGTCATGCCATCCAAGTATGGCTCCACTCTGCCATTACCTAAAGATCCTTCTGTGAGGATCAAGGAGGTGCCAAGGAAAGTAGTTGCAGTTGTTGCTTTCTCAG GTTTTGTCACTGATGAAGAAGTTAAACGAAGGGAATTGAGATTAAGAGATGCTCTGAAAAATGACAGGGAGTTTCGAGTTAAAGAAGGTGCTTCGGTGGAAGTTTCACAG TACAATCCACCATTTATGCTTCCATTTACCCGCCGTAATGAGATAGCACTGGAACTAGAAAAGAAGGAAGAATAG
- the LOC107899237 gene encoding heme-binding-like protein At3g10130, chloroplastic isoform X4, which produces MAAQSLARTLILSSTLTPNINPPSFNCLKSMDPTVSTTTTLAPPQRRTMSAFEARISLVFALASQASSVSQRLLMDLASETAKYVFPKRFESQNLEEALMAVPDLETVRFKVLNRTDKYEIREVEPYFIAETTMPGKTGFDFNGSSESFNVLAEYLFGKNTSKEKMEMTTPVITSRTRSDGERMEMTTPVITKKVENQDKWQMSFVMPSKYGSTLPLPKDPSVRIKEVPRKVVAVVAFSGFVTDEEVKRRELRLRDALKNDREFRVKEGASVEVSQYNPPFMLPFTRRNEIALELEKKEE; this is translated from the exons ATGGCAGCTCAATCTCTTGCCAGAACCCTAATTCTTTCTTCAACCCTAACCCCTAATATCAACCCACCATCCTTCAACTGCCTCAAGTCTATGGACCCGACGGTGAGCACAACAACCACCTTAGCTCCGCCGCAGAGACGAACCATGTCTGCGTTCGAAGCTCGAATCTCCCTTGTCTTCGCTCTCGCTTCTCAAGCTTCCTCTGTCTCTCAACGAC TTTTGATGGACTTGGCCTCAGAGACTGCAAAATACGTGTTTCCGAAGAGGTTTGAGAGCCAGAACTTGGAGGAAGCGCTAATGGCAG TCCCTGATCTTGAGACGGTGAGGTTTAAGGTTTTGAATAGGACAGACAAGTATGAGATAAGGGAAGTAGAG CCTTATTTTATAGCTGAGACAACAATGCCAGGGAAGACTGGATTTGATTTTAATGGTTCATCCGAGTCTTTCAATGTGTTAGCTGAGTACCTGTTTGGTAAG AATACTAGTAAGGAGAAAATGGAGATGACTACCCCTGTTATTACAAGTAGGACTAGATCTGATGGGGAGAGGATGGAAATGACAACACCTGTGATAACGAAGAAG GTGGAAAATCAAGATAAGTGGCAGATGTCTTTTGTCATGCCATCCAAGTATGGCTCCACTCTGCCATTACCTAAAGATCCTTCTGTGAGGATCAAGGAGGTGCCAAGGAAAGTAGTTGCAGTTGTTGCTTTCTCAG GTTTTGTCACTGATGAAGAAGTTAAACGAAGGGAATTGAGATTAAGAGATGCTCTGAAAAATGACAGGGAGTTTCGAGTTAAAGAAGGTGCTTCGGTGGAAGTTTCACAG TACAATCCACCATTTATGCTTCCATTTACCCGCCGTAATGAGATAGCACTGGAACTAGAAAAGAAGGAAGAATAG